ATCAAGGAGTGCAATTCCGTCTTCCGGATCAGCTTCCCGCTGAAGCGCGATGACGGCACTATAGAGGTGATTCACGGCTGGCGAGCGCAGCACAGTGTGCACCGGCTTCCCACGAAGGGCGGGATCCGGTTCGCAGCCCATGTGGATGAGGACGAGGTCTCGGCCCTGGCAGCCTTGATGACGTACAAATGCGCACTCGTGGACGTGCCGTTCGGCGGCGCAAAGGGGGCTGTGCGCATCGACTCGAGGCATTACTCCGAAGCCGAGCTCGAGCGAATCACCCGCCGGTACACTTACGAGCTCTTCACGAAGAATCTTATCGGGCCGGGGGTGGATGTGCCCGCGCCTGACTACGGCACGGGGCCGCGGGAGATGGCGTGGATTCTCGACACGTATGCGTCGCTCTCTCCGGGGTCGATCGACGCGCTTGGATGCGTGACTGGTAAGCCCGTCACGCAGGGCGGAGTTCGAGGACGCGCCGAAAGCACCGGCCGCGGCGTTTACTTCGCGCTGCGAGAAGCGGTGTGCTTTGCCGAGGACGTCGCGCCGCTCGGCATTACGCCGGGAGTCGGAGGGAAGCGGGTAGTAGTGCAGGGGCTCGGCAACGTGGGCTACCACGCGGCGAAATTCATTCACGAAGGCGGCGGGCTTCTCGTCGCACTCGCCGAGCGCGAGGGTGCGATTTTCCGCGAGGGTGGGCTCGATCTGGAAAAAGTCATGTCGCACCGGAAGGAGACCGGGTCGATCCTCGGTTTTCCCGGGGCGCGCGACATTACGACGAGCTCGGAGGCGCTCGAGGTCGATTGCGACATTCTTGTCCCGGCAGCGCTGGAAAACCAGATCACAGGCGAGAACGTCGATCGCATCCGGGCGCGGATAATCGTCGAGGGAGCTAACGGGCCGGTGACGGCCGACGCGAGCGAGCGGCTGCTTTCGCGCGGGACGCTCATCGTTCCGGACATTTACACGAACGCGGGTGGGGTGACCGTCTCCTACTTCGAGTGGGTGAAGAACCTGTCGCACATGCGCTTCGGGCGGATGGAAAAGCGATTCACGGAGAGGACCAACGAGCGGATGCTGGAGGGCATCGAGCATCTCACCGGGCTGCATTTCCCGGCCGACGATCGCGACCGCGCGACGGCGACCGTGAATGAGGAGGAGCTCGTGAACTCCGGTCTCGAAGAAACCATGGTAGCCGCCTACGCCGAGCTACGGGCGATTCAGAAGGATCGCGGAGTGGATTTGCGGACGGCTGCTTTCATCAATGCGATTGGGAAGGTCGCGCTCGCTTATCAGGAGCGCGGAATTTTTCCCTGAGACGGCGAAATGAAGGAAGGGCTCCGATAGAATAGCGGCCGCCTCATCGTACACCCGAGCCCGCGCCTTCAGATGTCTGTCGAATCGATCGAGCAGCGCTTCACTATAGGCCGGGCCGAGACGTCGAAATGATGGATCGACGCTGGCGGCCTCGAAGGCGCGGAAGGCTGTATCGATCGCCATCGCAACGCCCTGTCCCGCGAGTGGATCGAACGCGACGGCCGCATCCCCGATAGCAATCCATCCGTCGCCGACAAAGCGCGATAACCGCGAAGGAAACGCGGGGTAGACCGCCGTCTCTATGAGCGTCGCATCAGCCTGTCTCAATGTCCGGGCAATGCTTCGCGATTTTCCGAGTGCGTGGGCCCACCACATTTCCGGGGTTGCGCCCGCCGCCTTCAGCATTTGCGAGCTGGTGTAGAGCGTGGCTACCAAGATTCCGTCCCGGCGACTGAAAGCGACCACCAGCCCACCGGGCACGATTCGACCGTGAGCATTGCACTGGCGCGGACAGGCGAATCGCCGGCGTCGAGCCAACCGACGATCGCGAAAAGATCGCCGCGGTTCGATTATCTCGAGGAGCCTTCGGGATGATTCGGTCCTTAGTGTCTCCGGTAGGTACCTCGATGCCGAAGTAGAGCCTCCACGAAATAGTAGTCAGCATACACCAACCCGACATCGATTTCGGTGCCCTGCGGACGGCCGCCTACCGCGTGCCGGAGAATTGCCCCACTCCCAGGTCGGTAATCAATGTATTGCACGGAAAGCGTCGCCAGAATTCGTTCAGCGACTCCGCGGTATCGTCGTGCTTGCTCGGGTGGTACGCTACGGGCGAGATCGAGTAACGCCGATGCGGCGATCGCCGCCGCCGATGCATCGCGTTCCACATTGGGAACGCCGGGATGCCGCATGTCCCACCACGGAACTCCATCCGGCGGCAAGTGCGCAATGAACCAGTCGGCAGTGCGCTGCGCCGCGCGAAGCAGCTCGGGATTTCCCGTGTACTTGTGCGTCGTGGCGAAGCCGTAGATCGCCCATGCCTGTCCCCGCGCCCAAACGGAGCTGTCGGAGAATCCCTGCCATGTTGCAGTTCGCTCGAGCGCGCCCGACGTGGGATCGAAGAGCGCGACGTGAGCAGTGCTTCCGTCAGCACGCACGTGCACTCGGGCCGACGTAAGCGCGTGACGCTCGGCGATAGATCGCCAGCTCGGGTCACCGCCGTGTCGCGACGCCCAGAGCAACATCTCCAGGTTCATCAGGTTGTCGACGATGACCGGATACTTCCAGGTGCTACGCGCGTCGTTCCCGCCCTCCGTATCCCAGGACTTAATGGCGCCGACACGCGGGTTGTACCGCGTCAGCAATGAGCGGCTCGCCTCGAGCACGACATCCCGGTAGTGCTGATTGCCTGTCGCCAGGAATCCGTGACCGAAGCTATTGAAGATCATGAAGCCCAGATCGTGAGTTGTCCGCACGGATTTCAGCGGCTCGAGGCCCGTCGTCCAACGCTCGGCCAGCGGCCGCCACTGTCGCTCGCCCGTGCTCTGATACATGTACCAGAGCGTTCCAGCAAAGAATCCACTCGTCCATTGACTCGCCGGCCGAAGCTCCCAGACGCCGCCTGCTCCGGCGAGTCGCGGGTAGCCGTTGGCCGGATCGAGCTGGGCGGCGCTCGAGCGGAGCCTCGCGCTGGCGAGAACGAGCGCGCGATCCAAGAGTGCTTTCCGATTCGCTGCCGTTTGCGCTGAGACGCCCGGATGGAAGAGCCGCCACCATTGAGGGACGTACCCGGAGCGATTTGCTCTCTCTGCTGCTCCGTCGAGCACGCTATCCGAATAGCTAGCGGACGCTCGGCGGAATGGCGTCAACACGACGTCTGCGGCAACGGGAGCAACATCCCCCTTCGGCCACTTGCGATCCGTGTAGTTGTACGGTGCGATGAATTTCAGCGCCTTGAGCAGATTCCCGCCGCGAGGTGACGTGTAGCTCCAGAGATCAACACCGTCGTGGCGGCTCATCTCGGCGAGCTGCGTAAAGGCGTCGAGGTTGAAGAGGCTGTAGTGCATTGGCCTCGTGCGCGCGAGCTCCGCGGGCTGCGATCCATCCGCGTTGATCTGGGAATCGATGCGCTGTTTGGCGCTCGTTGCGAGGACCGAGCGCGCAAGCTTCGTGTCTCCGACAAAAAGCGCGAGGGCCGCGACCTGCGCGTCGTACCACGTGCCGTGGTTATTGGTTTGCGCCTGCTCGTCGCGGCCATTCTTGCTCGTGCGGAGCCAGGTGAGGTAGCGCCGAGCCCAGCTCCGAAAGGCCGCCCTGTCACTCTGCGTCCAGCCTGGATACGTCTCGAGGATTCGAGCTGCATCAACGAGCTGCGCCATGTGGCGGGTGTCGATGATGCCGATTCCGCGACCTTGGGTGACGCCCGGAATTGCCTGCGCAAAGTTCAGGTTCGGATTCATTCGCGTGGCCGGCGCGATGAAAAACCCTCGCATGAGCGCGACCGCGCGGTCAACATATTTTCTCTCGCCGGTTAAGTACCAGGCGAGTGCGAGAATCTGAACCGCGTCGATGGTCCGCTGAAGGCGCAACCCATCGTGATCGATGCGAGTCTGCGGATTCATCAGGCCGTCGCGCTGGATGTACGGAAGACCGCCGGGCTTGGTGCTGTCGGGCCACCAGTAGGGTGCGAAGCTCATGTAATCATGCTTGTCGCTACTCGGCGGAATCTTCCCTTTCTGCATTACCGACAGTGGCGGCACGAGCAGAACGCTGTCGGCGGTATGTGTCAGCGCGGAGTAAGCAGGCAGGAGTTGGACATTGCCCTCGCGCACGAGACGGCGTGATTCGGCGAGCAGCTCGCCACGCGCCATAATGAGTCGCGGTGGTGACTGAGCACCCGCAAGCTGTGCAACCGCCAACCAAAGGAGCGCTGCAACTTTAGATCTCATGATCTAGTCGGCGATGACAGTCCTTCCCACAACCCGTACAGATAGGTCGCGCCGAGTGCACGGTCATGGAGACCGTAGCCCGGCCGTCCACGCTCACCCCAGATCATTCTGCCGTGATCCGGGCGCATGGGCCCGTCGAAACCGGAATCGCGCAACGCTGTCAGAACCGCCCGCATGTCCACGTCGCCGTACTCACTGGGGTGCGGTGTCTCGACGAACTTGCGGTCGCCGGTACGCTTGATGTTCCGGCAGTGGGCGAAGTGAATTCGCCCTAGCTCGCCGAAATGACGGGCCATACGCGGCAGGTCATTGTCAGGATGCGCGGCAAGCGAGCCGGTGCAGAAGGTGATTCCATTCGCGGGATGATCGACAAGGTTCAGCAGACGGTCGAAGCTGGCCGCGTTCCTGATGATGCGCGGGATCCCGAAAATGGACCACGGCGGATCGTCGGGATGAATTGCCATTTTCACTCCGGCACTGTCGGCGACAGGCACGATTCGCTCGAGGAAGTACGCGAGGTTTTCCCATAGGCGCTCTTCATCCACGTCCGAATAAGCGAGGAGCAACGATTCGAGCGTCCGCGCATCGTATGCCGTCGCCCAGCCCGGAAGGTCGCGCGTCCCCCGCGACAAATCGAAGCGCGCGAGCATGTCGTCGTCGTATGACAGCGCAGTCGACCCGTCTGGCATGGGCGTCGCGAGGTTCGTCCGCATCCAGTCGAACACCGGCATGAAATTGTAGCAGAGTACCGGTACACCGACTTCGCCCATGTTGCTGACACTCTCGGCGTAACTGTCGAGCAGTGAATCGCGCGTCGGTCGGCCGAGCTTGATGTCCTCGTGAACGGGAATGCTTTCGACGACGGCGAACCGCATTCCTGCGCTATCGATGGATTCGACAAGACGCGAGAGCTTTTCGCGCGGCCACGCCTCGCCGATGGGTACATCGTATAGCGCGCTGACGATTCCGCGTACGCCCGGAATCTGGCGAATGTTCTCGAGCGGGATGGGATCCTCGTCTCCGAACCATCGAAACGTCAGCTCCATCGCCGCTCGGCCTTTAGCGATTGCTCGCGGGGCGATCGGTCATGCCGCCGTCTCGAGAAGTGCCGGCACACGCTCGATGCGCCGCATGATCACGAACAGCAGGAACGCGGCGAACGGACTCATCAGACCGACGATGATGAAAACCGGCGTGTACGAGAAATGGTCGACGATGTACCCGGTGAGCAGCGTGAAGAGCATGCTCGCAATTCCCGCGGCTGTGCCGCCGATGCCAAACACCGAGCCGACATCCTGCTTCGGAAAACAATCCGAGGGAAGCGTGTGGACGTTTACAATCCAGCTCTGAAATCCAAAAGCGATCGCGCTGATTCCGGCGATTGCCACCGCATTGCTTCCGGCAGTGACGACCGCAGCGACTCCCAGCGGAACGAGCAGCGCACTCGTAAGCAGAACCGTCTTTCGGGCGCGGTCAACGCTCCATCCGTTGCGAATCAACAGGCTGGATACTGCTCCACCGGTAAGGTTGCCGATATCCGCGAACAGGAAGGGTATCCATGCCAGCAGTCCGATCAACGCGAGAGTGAAACCGCGCTCGCTCTTCAGGTAATTGGGAAGCCAGGAGATTAGAAACCACCAGATCGGGTCGCTGAAGAACCGAGCGGCGACCACTGCCCACACCTGCCGATGGCGAAAGAGCGAGAGCCATGGCCGGCGCGACTGTGCGGTTGTCGCATCCGCGGCTGTCTGATCGGACAGAATGTGCTGCCGCTCCGATTCCGACAGGTTTGGATGATCAGCCGGCGCACGGTAGAAGAAGAACCAGGCAATCATCACAAGCGCAGACAGCGCGGAGCCGATGAAAAACGCCTGCCTCCATCCGTAGTGCAGAGCGACATAGACGATGAGGGGCGGCGCGACCACCGCTCCGATACTCGCGCCGCTGTTGAAGATCGCCATTCCGAACGCGCGCTCGCGCACCGGGAACCATTCGGCTACGACTTTTGCGGCGCCGGGCCAATTGCCGGCTTCGCCGAGACCGAGCAAAAACCGGAACGCACTGAGCTGCACGACGCTGCGCGCAGTGGCGTGAAGCATCGACGCGATCGACCAGATCCCGACGAAGAGCATGAAGCCCATGCGGGTACCGATCTTGTCGAGCAGCTTGCCGGACAGCGCCTGCGAAATGGTGTAGCCGAGCAGAAACATCGTCACAACGCGCGAGTACGAAGCGTTGGACATACCGAACGTCTCGCGGATCGTCGGAGCTAGAACGGAAAGAGTGAGCCGGTCGATGTAATTGATGATCGTGAGCGTGCAGATCATTCCGATGATCCACCAACGCAAGCCGCGGATCTTCCGTGCTCCGGTTGTTGCAACCACTGGCGCTGTCACCGTTCGGAAGCTTCAAGAAAATCAGCGCGTGCCGGCGTGAAGCAGTCCACGAGCATCCCGTCTTCCAGCGCGCGTACTCCGTGAGGCACATCCGCAGCCGCGAAGAACGAATCCCCGGCGCGCAACGTTCGCCGCGAATCGCCCACCGTCGCTTCAAACGATCCGGCCACGACGTACGTTGCCTGGCGGTGAGGGTGATGGTGAATCGCGCCGATAGCTCCCTTTGCGAACCTCACGCGAACGAGCATCAGATCAGGGCCGTAGGAGAGAATCTGACGATCAATTCCATCGCCGATTCTCTTCCATTCACTCGCGTCGCCGTCGACGAGAGGCTCGCTGTATCCGTCAGACGAAGTAGAGGCCGCCATTGATCTCGATCGATTCACCGTTGATGTAGGAGGATGCGTCCGAAGCAAGAAAGAGCACGGCTTCGGCAACGTCCTCGGGACGACCCTCGCGTCCAATTGTGGTGCGGCCCGCCACTGCTTTGCGAATTTCAGGCGGAGTGAACGTGTCGTGGAAGGTTGTGTCGATGAGTCCGGGCGAGACGCAGTTCACACGAATGCGCCGCGGTGCGAGCTCCTTCGACAATCCACGAGTGAGAGTCAGGACCGCGCCCTTTGCGGCTGAATACGCGAGTGCTCCGCCTCCACCGCCATCACGCGCTGCAAGCGAAGCGAGGTTGACGATGGCAGAGCCTTCCCCCATGTGTTGAACGGCGGCGCGCGTGACGAGAAACACGCTGCGAAGATTCAGCGCCATCACCGCGTCCCAGAACTGCTCGTCCATCTCCTCGAGCTTCTTGCGCGCGAGCAGGCCGCCGGCGTTGTTCACGAGAATGTCGATGCGCCCGCCAAACTCTGTCGCCGCGTTGATGAGATTCTCGACGTCGGCCTGGCGTGAGACATCGGCACCGACTGCAATCGCATCTCCACCACGCGATTTGATATCGGCCTCGAGCTGCTTTGCCGCCTCGGCGCTCGAGTGATAATTGATTACGACTTTGGCGCCATTGTCAGCTAGCGCGAGACAAACCGCGCGGCCGATGTCGCGTGCACCACCTGTAACAAGTGCGACCTTTCCTTTGAGATCCACGTGCATTATTGCGCCTTTACTCCGTCGACTCTGTAGTTACCCGTCCATTGCCACGTACGCCCCGCTGCGGTTACGCGATGAGGTGCGGTTGCAGACGGAGGCCCGTTGCTGACCATGACCGTCCATCGCAGTCCCGAGGCGCCGGTGACTTCGATGACAGTT
This portion of the Gemmatimonadaceae bacterium genome encodes:
- a CDS encoding Glu/Leu/Phe/Val dehydrogenase gives rise to the protein MSTTDIPMFAQVNKYFDKAAAYLEHPPGLLEQIKECNSVFRISFPLKRDDGTIEVIHGWRAQHSVHRLPTKGGIRFAAHVDEDEVSALAALMTYKCALVDVPFGGAKGAVRIDSRHYSEAELERITRRYTYELFTKNLIGPGVDVPAPDYGTGPREMAWILDTYASLSPGSIDALGCVTGKPVTQGGVRGRAESTGRGVYFALREAVCFAEDVAPLGITPGVGGKRVVVQGLGNVGYHAAKFIHEGGGLLVALAEREGAIFREGGLDLEKVMSHRKETGSILGFPGARDITTSSEALEVDCDILVPAALENQITGENVDRIRARIIVEGANGPVTADASERLLSRGTLIVPDIYTNAGGVTVSYFEWVKNLSHMRFGRMEKRFTERTNERMLEGIEHLTGLHFPADDRDRATATVNEEELVNSGLEETMVAAYAELRAIQKDRGVDLRTAAFINAIGKVALAYQERGIFP
- a CDS encoding alginate lyase family protein; the protein is MRSKVAALLWLAVAQLAGAQSPPRLIMARGELLAESRRLVREGNVQLLPAYSALTHTADSVLLVPPLSVMQKGKIPPSSDKHDYMSFAPYWWPDSTKPGGLPYIQRDGLMNPQTRIDHDGLRLQRTIDAVQILALAWYLTGERKYVDRAVALMRGFFIAPATRMNPNLNFAQAIPGVTQGRGIGIIDTRHMAQLVDAARILETYPGWTQSDRAAFRSWARRYLTWLRTSKNGRDEQAQTNNHGTWYDAQVAALALFVGDTKLARSVLATSAKQRIDSQINADGSQPAELARTRPMHYSLFNLDAFTQLAEMSRHDGVDLWSYTSPRGGNLLKALKFIAPYNYTDRKWPKGDVAPVAADVVLTPFRRASASYSDSVLDGAAERANRSGYVPQWWRLFHPGVSAQTAANRKALLDRALVLASARLRSSAAQLDPANGYPRLAGAGGVWELRPASQWTSGFFAGTLWYMYQSTGERQWRPLAERWTTGLEPLKSVRTTHDLGFMIFNSFGHGFLATGNQHYRDVVLEASRSLLTRYNPRVGAIKSWDTEGGNDARSTWKYPVIVDNLMNLEMLLWASRHGGDPSWRSIAERHALTSARVHVRADGSTAHVALFDPTSGALERTATWQGFSDSSVWARGQAWAIYGFATTHKYTGNPELLRAAQRTADWFIAHLPPDGVPWWDMRHPGVPNVERDASAAAIAASALLDLARSVPPEQARRYRGVAERILATLSVQYIDYRPGSGAILRHAVGGRPQGTEIDVGLVYADYYFVEALLRHRGTYRRH
- the uxuA gene encoding mannonate dehydratase — translated: MELTFRWFGDEDPIPLENIRQIPGVRGIVSALYDVPIGEAWPREKLSRLVESIDSAGMRFAVVESIPVHEDIKLGRPTRDSLLDSYAESVSNMGEVGVPVLCYNFMPVFDWMRTNLATPMPDGSTALSYDDDMLARFDLSRGTRDLPGWATAYDARTLESLLLAYSDVDEERLWENLAYFLERIVPVADSAGVKMAIHPDDPPWSIFGIPRIIRNAASFDRLLNLVDHPANGITFCTGSLAAHPDNDLPRMARHFGELGRIHFAHCRNIKRTGDRKFVETPHPSEYGDVDMRAVLTALRDSGFDGPMRPDHGRMIWGERGRPGYGLHDRALGATYLYGLWEGLSSPTRS
- a CDS encoding MFS transporter gives rise to the protein MTAPVVATTGARKIRGLRWWIIGMICTLTIINYIDRLTLSVLAPTIRETFGMSNASYSRVVTMFLLGYTISQALSGKLLDKIGTRMGFMLFVGIWSIASMLHATARSVVQLSAFRFLLGLGEAGNWPGAAKVVAEWFPVRERAFGMAIFNSGASIGAVVAPPLIVYVALHYGWRQAFFIGSALSALVMIAWFFFYRAPADHPNLSESERQHILSDQTAADATTAQSRRPWLSLFRHRQVWAVVAARFFSDPIWWFLISWLPNYLKSERGFTLALIGLLAWIPFLFADIGNLTGGAVSSLLIRNGWSVDRARKTVLLTSALLVPLGVAAVVTAGSNAVAIAGISAIAFGFQSWIVNVHTLPSDCFPKQDVGSVFGIGGTAAGIASMLFTLLTGYIVDHFSYTPVFIIVGLMSPFAAFLLFVIMRRIERVPALLETAA
- a CDS encoding cupin domain-containing protein → MAASTSSDGYSEPLVDGDASEWKRIGDGIDRQILSYGPDLMLVRVRFAKGAIGAIHHHPHRQATYVVAGSFEATVGDSRRTLRAGDSFFAAADVPHGVRALEDGMLVDCFTPARADFLEASER
- a CDS encoding glucose 1-dehydrogenase, which translates into the protein MHVDLKGKVALVTGGARDIGRAVCLALADNGAKVVINYHSSAEAAKQLEADIKSRGGDAIAVGADVSRQADVENLINAATEFGGRIDILVNNAGGLLARKKLEEMDEQFWDAVMALNLRSVFLVTRAAVQHMGEGSAIVNLASLAARDGGGGGALAYSAAKGAVLTLTRGLSKELAPRRIRVNCVSPGLIDTTFHDTFTPPEIRKAVAGRTTIGREGRPEDVAEAVLFLASDASSYINGESIEINGGLYFV